The following coding sequences lie in one Pan paniscus chromosome X, NHGRI_mPanPan1-v2.0_pri, whole genome shotgun sequence genomic window:
- the MAGIX gene encoding PDZ domain-containing protein MAGIX isoform X1, producing MGVGRGRWSALTCPLLRAGRGPSPLAGPSARQLLARLDARPLAARAAVDVAALVRRAGATLRLRRKEAVSMLDSADIEVTDSRLPHATIVDHRPQHRWLETCNEPPQVIQGKARSAPKPSQASGHFSVELVRGYAGFGLTLGGGRDVAGDTPLAVRGLLKDGPAQCCGRLEVGDLVLHINGESTQGLTHAQAVERIRAGGPQLHLVIRRPLETHPGKPRGVGEPRKGVVPSWPDRSPDPGGPEVTGSRSSSTSLVQHPPSRTTLKKTRGSPEPSPEAAADGPTVSPPERRAEDPNDQIPGSPGPWLVPSEERLSRALGVRGAAQLAQEMAAGRRRH from the exons ATGGGGGTTGGCCGAGGCCGATGGTCGGCGTTGACCTGTCCCCTCTTGCGCGCAGGCCGCGGCCCCTCCCCGCTCGCGGGCCCTAGCGCCCGGCAGCTCCTGGCGCGGTTGGACGCGCGCCCCCTGGCGGCGCGAGCTGCGGTCGACGTGGCAGCGCTGGTACGCAGGGCGGGCGCCACATTGCGCCTGCGCCGGAAGGAGG CTGTTAGCATGCTGGACTCTGCGGACATAGAGGTCACAGACAGTCGCCTGCCTCATGCCACTATTGTGGATCACCGGCCCCAG CACCGTTGGTTAGAGACATGTAACGAGCCTCCCCAAGTGATCCAGGGTAAGGCACGTAGTGCTCCGAAGCCATCCCAGGCTTCTGGTCATTTCTCTGTGGAGCTGGTCCGCGGTTACGCAGGCTTTGGCCTCACCTTAGGTGGGGGCCGGGATGTAGCTGGGGACACTCCGCTGGCCGTGCGCGGGCTGCTGAAGGATGGCCCAGCACAGTGCTGTGGTCGTTTGGAG GTCGGGGACCTCGTGCTCCACATCAACGGAGAGTCAACGCAGGGCCTCACCCATGCCCAGGCCGTGGAGCGGATCCGAGCTGGAGGCCCCCAGCTCCACCTAGTTATTCGTCGGCCTCTGGAGACCCACCCTGGCAAGCCTCGAGGGGTGGGAGAGCCCCGAAAAGGAGTTG TCCCGTCATGGCCAGATCGCAGCCCAGATCCTGGAGGGCCGGAGGTAACGGGGTCTCGCAGCAGCAGCACTTCCCTAGTTCAGCACCCTCCATCCCGGACGACGCTCAAGAAGACCCGGGGCAGCCCGGAGCCTAGTCCAGAGGCGGCCGCCGATGGCCCCACGGTTTCTCCTCCTGAGCGCCGCGCTGAGGATCCCAACGACCAGATCCCGGGTTCCCCGGGGCCCTGGCTAGTGCCCAGCGAGGAACGGCTCTCGCGGGCCCTAGGGGTCCGGGGGGCAGCGCAGCTCGCTCAGGAGATGGCAGCCGGAAGGCGGAGACACTGA
- the MAGIX gene encoding PDZ domain-containing protein MAGIX isoform X5 — translation MGVGRGRWSALTCPLLRAGRGPSPLAGPSARQLLARLDARPLAARAAVDVAALVRRAGATLRLRRKEAVSMLDSADIEVTDSRLPHATIVDHRPQVGDLVLHINGESTQGLTHAQAVERIRAGGPQLHLVIRRPLETHPGKPRGVGEPRKGVDRSPDPGGPEVTGSRSSSTSLVQHPPSRTTLKKTRGSPEPSPEAAADGPTVSPPERRAEDPNDQIPGSPGPWLVPSEERLSRALGVRGAAQLAQEMAAGRRRH, via the exons ATGGGGGTTGGCCGAGGCCGATGGTCGGCGTTGACCTGTCCCCTCTTGCGCGCAGGCCGCGGCCCCTCCCCGCTCGCGGGCCCTAGCGCCCGGCAGCTCCTGGCGCGGTTGGACGCGCGCCCCCTGGCGGCGCGAGCTGCGGTCGACGTGGCAGCGCTGGTACGCAGGGCGGGCGCCACATTGCGCCTGCGCCGGAAGGAGG CTGTTAGCATGCTGGACTCTGCGGACATAGAGGTCACAGACAGTCGCCTGCCTCATGCCACTATTGTGGATCACCGGCCCCAG GTCGGGGACCTCGTGCTCCACATCAACGGAGAGTCAACGCAGGGCCTCACCCATGCCCAGGCCGTGGAGCGGATCCGAGCTGGAGGCCCCCAGCTCCACCTAGTTATTCGTCGGCCTCTGGAGACCCACCCTGGCAAGCCTCGAGGGGTGGGAGAGCCCCGAAAAGGAGTTG ATCGCAGCCCAGATCCTGGAGGGCCGGAGGTAACGGGGTCTCGCAGCAGCAGCACTTCCCTAGTTCAGCACCCTCCATCCCGGACGACGCTCAAGAAGACCCGGGGCAGCCCGGAGCCTAGTCCAGAGGCGGCCGCCGATGGCCCCACGGTTTCTCCTCCTGAGCGCCGCGCTGAGGATCCCAACGACCAGATCCCGGGTTCCCCGGGGCCCTGGCTAGTGCCCAGCGAGGAACGGCTCTCGCGGGCCCTAGGGGTCCGGGGGGCAGCGCAGCTCGCTCAGGAGATGGCAGCCGGAAGGCGGAGACACTGA
- the PRICKLE3 gene encoding prickle planar cell polarity protein 3 isoform X1, with protein MFARGSRRRRSGRAPPEAEDPDRGQPCNSCREQCPGFLLHGWRKICQHCKCPREEHAVHAVPVDLERIMCRLISDFQRHSISDDDSGCASEEYAWVPPGLKPEQVYQFFSCLPEDKVPYVNSPGEKYRIKQLLHQLPPHDSEAQYCTALEEEEKKELRAFSQQRKRENLGRGIVRIFPVTITGAICEECGKQIGGGDIAVFASRAGLGACWHPQCFVCTTCQELLVDLIYFYHAGKVYCGRHHAECLRPRCQACDEIIFSPECTEAEGRHWHMDHFCCFECEASLGGQRYVMRQSRPHCCACYEARHAEYCDGCGEHIGLDQGQMAYEGQHWHASDRCFCCSRCGRALLGRPFLPRRGLIFCSRACSLGSESTAPGPSRRSWSAGTVTAPLAASTASFSAVEGASETTTKGTSTELAPATGPEEPSRFLRGAPHRHSMPELGLRSVPEPPPESPGQPNLRPDDSAFGRQSTPRVSFRDPLVSEGGPRRTLSAPPAQRRRPRSPPPRAPSRRRHHHNHHHHHNRHPSRRRHYQCDAGSGSDSESCSSSPSSSSSESSEDDGFFLGERIPLPPHLCRPMPAQDTATETFNSPSLSLPRDSRPGMPHQARDKNCIVA; from the exons AAAGATCTGCCAGCATTGCAAATGCCCGCGGGAGGAGCATGCAGTGCACGCGGTGCCTGTGGACCTGGAACGCATCATGTGTCGGCTAATCTCGGACTTCCAGCGCCACTCCATCTCCGACGACGACTCAGGCTGTGCATCGGAGGAGTATGCCTGGGTGCCCCCAGGCCTTAAGCCGGAGCAG GTATATCAATTTTTCAGCTGCCTCCCAGAGGACAAGGTCCCCTACGTCAACAGTCCTGGGGAGAAATACAGGATCAAGCAGCTGCTGCACCAGCTGCCCCCACACGACAGTGAG GCACAGTACTGCACAGCactggaagaggaggaaaagaaagagctcCGAGCCTTTAGCCAGCAGCGGAAGCGGGAGAATCTGGGGCGTGGCATCGTGCGCATCTTCCCAGTGACCATCACTGGGGCCATCTGTGAGGAG TGCGGAAAGCAGATTGGAGGTGGGGACATTGCAGTGTTTGCCAGCCGTGCAGGCCTGGGTGCCTGCTGGCACCCACAGTGCTTCGTGTGTACCACGTGCCAGGAACTGCTGGTTGACCTCATCTACTTCTACCATGCTGGCAAGGTCTACTGCGGGCGTCACCATGCCGAATGCCTGCGTCCACGCTGCCAAGCCTGTGACGAG ATCATCTTCTCCCCTGAGTGCACGGAGGCTGAGGGCCGCCACTGGCACATGGATCACTTCTGCTGCTTTGAGTGTGAAGCTTCACTAGGAGGGCAGCGCTATGTCATGCGTCAGAGCCGCCCCCACTGCTGCGCCTGCTACGAGGCCCGCCATGCGGAGTACTGTGATGGCTGTGGGGAGCACATCG GCCTGGACCAAGGCCAGATGGCTTACGAGGGCCAGCACTGGCATGCCTCAGACCGCTGCTTCTGCTGTAGTCGCTGTGGGCGGGCCCTGCTGGGCCGCCCATTCCTGCCACGCCGAGGCCTAATCTTCTGCTCTCGAGCCTGCAGCCTTGGGTCCGAGTCCACAGCTCCAGGGCCAAGCCGCCGCAGCTGGAGTGCCGGCACTGTCACAGCCCCACTTGCAGCCTCCACAGCCTCTTTCTCTGCTGTGGAGGGGGCATCAGAGACCACCACCAAAGGCACCAGCACAGAGTTAGCGCCAG CTACAGGCCCTGAGGAGCCCTCCCGCTTTCTGAGAGGGGCTCCCCACCGCCACTCCATGCCGGAACTGGGGCTCCGCAGTGTCCCCGAGCCGCCCCCAGAGTCCCCCGGCCAGCCTAACCTGCGCCCGGATGATAGTGCCTTCGGTCGTCAGAGCACCCCACGCGTCAGCTTCCGCGACCCTCTGGTGTCTGAAGGAGGTCCGCGCCGGACCCTGAGTGCACCCCCGGCCCAGCGCCGCAGGCCACGCAGTCCCCCACCCAGGGCCCCCAGCCGTCGCCGCCACCATcataatcaccatcaccatcacaaccGCCACCCAAGCAGACGTCGCCACTATCAATGTGACGCGGGATCAGGGTCAGACTCGGAATCTTGCTCCAGCTCGCCCTCCAGTTCCAGTTCCGAATCATCAGAGGATGATGGCTTCTTCCTAGGAGAGCGCATCCCTCTGCCCCCGCATTTGTGCAGGCCCATGCCTGCTCAGGACACTGCAACGGAGACCTTCAACTCCCCATCTTTATCGCTCCCCAGGGACTCTCGCCCAGGGATGCCTCATCAGGCCCGAGACAAGAACTGCATCGTGGCTTGA
- the MAGIX gene encoding PDZ domain-containing protein MAGIX isoform X2 has product MGVGRGRWSALTCPLLRAGRGPSPLAGPSARQLLARLDARPLAARAAVDVAALVRRAGATLRLRRKEAVSMLDSADIEVTDSRLPHATIVDHRPQHRWLETCNEPPQVIQGKARSAPKPSQASGHFSVELVRGYAGFGLTLGGGRDVAGDTPLAVRGLLKDGPAQCCGRLEVGDLVLHINGESTQGLTHAQAVERIRAGGPQLHLVIRRPLETHPGKPRGVGEPRKGVDRSPDPGGPEVTGSRSSSTSLVQHPPSRTTLKKTRGSPEPSPEAAADGPTVSPPERRAEDPNDQIPGSPGPWLVPSEERLSRALGVRGAAQLAQEMAAGRRRH; this is encoded by the exons ATGGGGGTTGGCCGAGGCCGATGGTCGGCGTTGACCTGTCCCCTCTTGCGCGCAGGCCGCGGCCCCTCCCCGCTCGCGGGCCCTAGCGCCCGGCAGCTCCTGGCGCGGTTGGACGCGCGCCCCCTGGCGGCGCGAGCTGCGGTCGACGTGGCAGCGCTGGTACGCAGGGCGGGCGCCACATTGCGCCTGCGCCGGAAGGAGG CTGTTAGCATGCTGGACTCTGCGGACATAGAGGTCACAGACAGTCGCCTGCCTCATGCCACTATTGTGGATCACCGGCCCCAG CACCGTTGGTTAGAGACATGTAACGAGCCTCCCCAAGTGATCCAGGGTAAGGCACGTAGTGCTCCGAAGCCATCCCAGGCTTCTGGTCATTTCTCTGTGGAGCTGGTCCGCGGTTACGCAGGCTTTGGCCTCACCTTAGGTGGGGGCCGGGATGTAGCTGGGGACACTCCGCTGGCCGTGCGCGGGCTGCTGAAGGATGGCCCAGCACAGTGCTGTGGTCGTTTGGAG GTCGGGGACCTCGTGCTCCACATCAACGGAGAGTCAACGCAGGGCCTCACCCATGCCCAGGCCGTGGAGCGGATCCGAGCTGGAGGCCCCCAGCTCCACCTAGTTATTCGTCGGCCTCTGGAGACCCACCCTGGCAAGCCTCGAGGGGTGGGAGAGCCCCGAAAAGGAGTTG ATCGCAGCCCAGATCCTGGAGGGCCGGAGGTAACGGGGTCTCGCAGCAGCAGCACTTCCCTAGTTCAGCACCCTCCATCCCGGACGACGCTCAAGAAGACCCGGGGCAGCCCGGAGCCTAGTCCAGAGGCGGCCGCCGATGGCCCCACGGTTTCTCCTCCTGAGCGCCGCGCTGAGGATCCCAACGACCAGATCCCGGGTTCCCCGGGGCCCTGGCTAGTGCCCAGCGAGGAACGGCTCTCGCGGGCCCTAGGGGTCCGGGGGGCAGCGCAGCTCGCTCAGGAGATGGCAGCCGGAAGGCGGAGACACTGA
- the PLP2 gene encoding proteolipid protein 2, with product MGRPGGCAPGWEYPWGAGRGGFRGGSHLARLRPRPRQLCAVIHSLLRPGAPFPARRRARQLGVQRPRNHEQASRSSEAPGTPAHAMADSERLSAPGCWAACTNFSRTRKGILLFAEIILCLVILICFSASTPGYSSLSVIEMILAAIFFVVYMCDLHTKIPFINWPWSDFLRTLIAAILYLITSIVVLVERGNHSKIVAGVLGLIATCLFGYDAYVTFPVRQPRHTAAPTDPADGPV from the exons ATGGGGCGCCCCGGGGGCTGTGCGCCAGGCTGGGAGTATCCTTGGGGGGCGGGGCGAGGGGGCTTCCGGGGCGGCAGCCACCTGGCCCGGCTCCGGCCCCGCCCGCGTCAGCTCTGCGCGGTGATTCACTCCCTCCTTCGCCCCGGGGCCCCCTTCCCGGCCAGACGGCGGGCAAGACAGCTGGGTGTACAGCGTCCTCGAAACCACGAGCAAGCGAGCAGATCCTCCGAGGCACCAGGGACTCCAGCCCATGCCATGGCGGATTCTGAGCGCCTCTCGGCTCCTGGCTGCTGGGCCGCCTGCACCAACTTCTCGCGCACTAGAAAGGGAATCCTCCTGTTTGCTGAGATT ATATTATGCCTGGTAATCCTGATCTGCTTCAGTGCCTCCACACCAGGCTACTCCTCCCTGTCGGTGATTGAGATGATCCTTGCTGCTATTTTCTTTGTTGTCTACATGTGTGACCTGCACACCAAGATACCATTCATCAACTGGCCCTGGAGT GATTTCCTCCGAACCCTCATAGCGGCAATCCTCTACCTGATCACCTCCATTGTTGTCCTTGTTGAGAGAGGAAACCACTCCAAAATCGTCGCAGGG GTACTGGGCCTAATCGCTACGTGCCTCTTTGGCTATGATGCCTATGTCACCTTCCCCGTTCGGCAGCCAAGACATACAGCAGCCCCCActg ACCCCGCAGATGGCCCGGTGTAG
- the PRICKLE3 gene encoding prickle planar cell polarity protein 3 isoform X2, which yields MCRLISDFQRHSISDDDSGCASEEYAWVPPGLKPEQVYQFFSCLPEDKVPYVNSPGEKYRIKQLLHQLPPHDSEAQYCTALEEEEKKELRAFSQQRKRENLGRGIVRIFPVTITGAICEECGKQIGGGDIAVFASRAGLGACWHPQCFVCTTCQELLVDLIYFYHAGKVYCGRHHAECLRPRCQACDEIIFSPECTEAEGRHWHMDHFCCFECEASLGGQRYVMRQSRPHCCACYEARHAEYCDGCGEHIGLDQGQMAYEGQHWHASDRCFCCSRCGRALLGRPFLPRRGLIFCSRACSLGSESTAPGPSRRSWSAGTVTAPLAASTASFSAVEGASETTTKGTSTELAPATGPEEPSRFLRGAPHRHSMPELGLRSVPEPPPESPGQPNLRPDDSAFGRQSTPRVSFRDPLVSEGGPRRTLSAPPAQRRRPRSPPPRAPSRRRHHHNHHHHHNRHPSRRRHYQCDAGSGSDSESCSSSPSSSSSESSEDDGFFLGERIPLPPHLCRPMPAQDTATETFNSPSLSLPRDSRPGMPHQARDKNCIVA from the exons ATGTGTCGGCTAATCTCGGACTTCCAGCGCCACTCCATCTCCGACGACGACTCAGGCTGTGCATCGGAGGAGTATGCCTGGGTGCCCCCAGGCCTTAAGCCGGAGCAG GTATATCAATTTTTCAGCTGCCTCCCAGAGGACAAGGTCCCCTACGTCAACAGTCCTGGGGAGAAATACAGGATCAAGCAGCTGCTGCACCAGCTGCCCCCACACGACAGTGAG GCACAGTACTGCACAGCactggaagaggaggaaaagaaagagctcCGAGCCTTTAGCCAGCAGCGGAAGCGGGAGAATCTGGGGCGTGGCATCGTGCGCATCTTCCCAGTGACCATCACTGGGGCCATCTGTGAGGAG TGCGGAAAGCAGATTGGAGGTGGGGACATTGCAGTGTTTGCCAGCCGTGCAGGCCTGGGTGCCTGCTGGCACCCACAGTGCTTCGTGTGTACCACGTGCCAGGAACTGCTGGTTGACCTCATCTACTTCTACCATGCTGGCAAGGTCTACTGCGGGCGTCACCATGCCGAATGCCTGCGTCCACGCTGCCAAGCCTGTGACGAG ATCATCTTCTCCCCTGAGTGCACGGAGGCTGAGGGCCGCCACTGGCACATGGATCACTTCTGCTGCTTTGAGTGTGAAGCTTCACTAGGAGGGCAGCGCTATGTCATGCGTCAGAGCCGCCCCCACTGCTGCGCCTGCTACGAGGCCCGCCATGCGGAGTACTGTGATGGCTGTGGGGAGCACATCG GCCTGGACCAAGGCCAGATGGCTTACGAGGGCCAGCACTGGCATGCCTCAGACCGCTGCTTCTGCTGTAGTCGCTGTGGGCGGGCCCTGCTGGGCCGCCCATTCCTGCCACGCCGAGGCCTAATCTTCTGCTCTCGAGCCTGCAGCCTTGGGTCCGAGTCCACAGCTCCAGGGCCAAGCCGCCGCAGCTGGAGTGCCGGCACTGTCACAGCCCCACTTGCAGCCTCCACAGCCTCTTTCTCTGCTGTGGAGGGGGCATCAGAGACCACCACCAAAGGCACCAGCACAGAGTTAGCGCCAG CTACAGGCCCTGAGGAGCCCTCCCGCTTTCTGAGAGGGGCTCCCCACCGCCACTCCATGCCGGAACTGGGGCTCCGCAGTGTCCCCGAGCCGCCCCCAGAGTCCCCCGGCCAGCCTAACCTGCGCCCGGATGATAGTGCCTTCGGTCGTCAGAGCACCCCACGCGTCAGCTTCCGCGACCCTCTGGTGTCTGAAGGAGGTCCGCGCCGGACCCTGAGTGCACCCCCGGCCCAGCGCCGCAGGCCACGCAGTCCCCCACCCAGGGCCCCCAGCCGTCGCCGCCACCATcataatcaccatcaccatcacaaccGCCACCCAAGCAGACGTCGCCACTATCAATGTGACGCGGGATCAGGGTCAGACTCGGAATCTTGCTCCAGCTCGCCCTCCAGTTCCAGTTCCGAATCATCAGAGGATGATGGCTTCTTCCTAGGAGAGCGCATCCCTCTGCCCCCGCATTTGTGCAGGCCCATGCCTGCTCAGGACACTGCAACGGAGACCTTCAACTCCCCATCTTTATCGCTCCCCAGGGACTCTCGCCCAGGGATGCCTCATCAGGCCCGAGACAAGAACTGCATCGTGGCTTGA
- the MAGIX gene encoding PDZ domain-containing protein MAGIX isoform X4, producing MGVGRGRWSALTCPLLRAGRGPSPLAGPSARQLLARLDARPLAARAAVDVAALVRRAGATLRLRRKEAVSMLDSADIEVTDSRLPHATIVDHRPQVGDLVLHINGESTQGLTHAQAVERIRAGGPQLHLVIRRPLETHPGKPRGVGEPRKGVVPSWPDRSPDPGGPEVTGSRSSSTSLVQHPPSRTTLKKTRGSPEPSPEAAADGPTVSPPERRAEDPNDQIPGSPGPWLVPSEERLSRALGVRGAAQLAQEMAAGRRRH from the exons ATGGGGGTTGGCCGAGGCCGATGGTCGGCGTTGACCTGTCCCCTCTTGCGCGCAGGCCGCGGCCCCTCCCCGCTCGCGGGCCCTAGCGCCCGGCAGCTCCTGGCGCGGTTGGACGCGCGCCCCCTGGCGGCGCGAGCTGCGGTCGACGTGGCAGCGCTGGTACGCAGGGCGGGCGCCACATTGCGCCTGCGCCGGAAGGAGG CTGTTAGCATGCTGGACTCTGCGGACATAGAGGTCACAGACAGTCGCCTGCCTCATGCCACTATTGTGGATCACCGGCCCCAG GTCGGGGACCTCGTGCTCCACATCAACGGAGAGTCAACGCAGGGCCTCACCCATGCCCAGGCCGTGGAGCGGATCCGAGCTGGAGGCCCCCAGCTCCACCTAGTTATTCGTCGGCCTCTGGAGACCCACCCTGGCAAGCCTCGAGGGGTGGGAGAGCCCCGAAAAGGAGTTG TCCCGTCATGGCCAGATCGCAGCCCAGATCCTGGAGGGCCGGAGGTAACGGGGTCTCGCAGCAGCAGCACTTCCCTAGTTCAGCACCCTCCATCCCGGACGACGCTCAAGAAGACCCGGGGCAGCCCGGAGCCTAGTCCAGAGGCGGCCGCCGATGGCCCCACGGTTTCTCCTCCTGAGCGCCGCGCTGAGGATCCCAACGACCAGATCCCGGGTTCCCCGGGGCCCTGGCTAGTGCCCAGCGAGGAACGGCTCTCGCGGGCCCTAGGGGTCCGGGGGGCAGCGCAGCTCGCTCAGGAGATGGCAGCCGGAAGGCGGAGACACTGA
- the MAGIX gene encoding PDZ domain-containing protein MAGIX isoform X3: MPLLWITGPRYHLILLSEATCLRANYVHLCPLFQHRWLETCNEPPQVIQGKARSAPKPSQASGHFSVELVRGYAGFGLTLGGGRDVAGDTPLAVRGLLKDGPAQCCGRLEVGDLVLHINGESTQGLTHAQAVERIRAGGPQLHLVIRRPLETHPGKPRGVGEPRKGVVPSWPDRSPDPGGPEVTGSRSSSTSLVQHPPSRTTLKKTRGSPEPSPEAAADGPTVSPPERRAEDPNDQIPGSPGPWLVPSEERLSRALGVRGAAQLAQEMAAGRRRH; the protein is encoded by the exons ATGCCACTATTGTGGATCACCGGCCCCAGGTACCATCTCATCCTTCTATCGGAGGCCACCTGCCTCAGGGCAAACTATGTACACCTGTGTCCTTTATTCCAGCACCGTTGGTTAGAGACATGTAACGAGCCTCCCCAAGTGATCCAGGGTAAGGCACGTAGTGCTCCGAAGCCATCCCAGGCTTCTGGTCATTTCTCTGTGGAGCTGGTCCGCGGTTACGCAGGCTTTGGCCTCACCTTAGGTGGGGGCCGGGATGTAGCTGGGGACACTCCGCTGGCCGTGCGCGGGCTGCTGAAGGATGGCCCAGCACAGTGCTGTGGTCGTTTGGAG GTCGGGGACCTCGTGCTCCACATCAACGGAGAGTCAACGCAGGGCCTCACCCATGCCCAGGCCGTGGAGCGGATCCGAGCTGGAGGCCCCCAGCTCCACCTAGTTATTCGTCGGCCTCTGGAGACCCACCCTGGCAAGCCTCGAGGGGTGGGAGAGCCCCGAAAAGGAGTTG TCCCGTCATGGCCAGATCGCAGCCCAGATCCTGGAGGGCCGGAGGTAACGGGGTCTCGCAGCAGCAGCACTTCCCTAGTTCAGCACCCTCCATCCCGGACGACGCTCAAGAAGACCCGGGGCAGCCCGGAGCCTAGTCCAGAGGCGGCCGCCGATGGCCCCACGGTTTCTCCTCCTGAGCGCCGCGCTGAGGATCCCAACGACCAGATCCCGGGTTCCCCGGGGCCCTGGCTAGTGCCCAGCGAGGAACGGCTCTCGCGGGCCCTAGGGGTCCGGGGGGCAGCGCAGCTCGCTCAGGAGATGGCAGCCGGAAGGCGGAGACACTGA